In Kutzneria kofuensis, the DNA window GCTGACCCCGAGCAGGCCGACGATGCTGCCGGGCAGCGTCACGTCGCCGCCGAAGAACAGCTTCGCCGCCCACGGTCCGAGCAGCCACGACAGGATCGCGCCGGGCACGCCGACCGCGATGACGGCGGCCATCACCAGCCGCACGCGGGACCGCACCGTGTCGAAGTCGCCGCGGGTGACGGCCGCGGTGAGCGCGGGCAGCAGCATGGCCTGCACCGGGGCGAACAGGAACAGCGGCACGCGGACCAGCACGAACACCGAGGCGAAGGCGTTGGCGTCGGGGTTGTCGGTGCCCAGCCGGCCGCTGACCACGAGCGGCAGCAGGTTGGCCACCAGCTGGGTGAGCAGGATCGCGCCGACGAGCAGCAGCAGGCCGCGGGCCATGTCGGACAGCCGCTCGCCGCCCTCGGCGTGCCCCTCCGGGGCGTTGCGCGTCCACGGCAGGCCCAGCAGCGCGCCGATCAGCGTGCCACCGGCGAAGATCAGGCCGTACGTGCCGGCCGCGGCGACCCCACCGATCGCCACCGCCACCGAGGGCAGCAGCCGGAACAGGCCCTCGCCGGCCAGGGTGGCCGCGTAGCCGCCGAACCGCTGCATGCCGCCGAGCAGGCCTCGCATGAGGTAGATGCAGGCCGCGGTGAACGCCGCCAGGAGCACCGCCCACAGCAGCGGCCAGTGCCCGCTCAGCTCCACGTCGACCAGCACCGGGGACAGCGCCGCCAGCACGGCCAGCACGACGACCAGCAGGCCGCCGCCGAGCAGCACGGCGTTGCGCACCACGTGCCGCACCGGGCGGCCGGCGGCGATGGTGCTGGTGGTGGCCCGGCTGGTCTCCTGTTCGAGCGCGAAGAACAGGCCGGGACCGATGATGTTGATCAGGAAGTACACCGACTTCACGGCGGCCTGGTCCGGCACCGAGAGGGTGTGGCCGGCCACGATGAGGAACAGGTAGCCGGCCGCGCCGAGCACGACCAGCCCGCCGCCCATGAGCACGGCCGAGCCGATGTTGCCCCTGCCGTTTGCCTTGGCGGCGCCCGTCGACGAAGTCACCCGGCCAGGGTAATGACCCGGTCGGTCAGCCCCGGAAGTAGTCCACCGTGCGCTGCACGCCCTCGTCCAGTTCGACGGTCGGCCGCCAGCCCAGGTCCCGCTCCGCCGCGGCGGCGTCCAGCGCGGACGCCCGCAGGTCGCCGAGCCGGGACGGGGCGAACTCGGGCGCGTCGGCGCTGCCGACGGCCTTGGCGACGAGGGTGTGCAGCTCCAGGTCGGAGGTCTGGATGCCGGTGCCGATGTTGTAGCGGCGGCCGCTGCCGACGGTGCCCGCCGCCGTCACGAACGCGTCGACCACGTCGTCGACGTAGACGTAGTCGCGGGTGTTGCCGCCGTCGCCGAACACCTTGGTCGGCTGCCCGGCCAGCAGCCGCTCCGCGAACACCGCGACCACGCCGGCCTCGCCGAACGGGTGTTGCCGCGGCCCGTACACGTTGGCCAGCGCGAGGTGGGTGCAGTCCAGGCCATGTAACCGGCGATAGGTGTCGAGGTAGACCTCGGCGCACACCTTCGCCGCCGCGTAGGGCGAGCGCGGGTCGATCGGCGCCGTCTCGGCCACCGGCAGCCGGTCCGGCGCGCCGTAGATGGCGCCGCCCGAGGAGGCGAACACGATCTTGCGTGTGCCGTGCCGGCGGGCCGCCTCGGCGACGTTGAGCGCGCCGAGCACGTTCTGCTGCGCGTCGA includes these proteins:
- a CDS encoding lipopolysaccharide biosynthesis protein, with protein sequence MTSSTGAAKANGRGNIGSAVLMGGGLVVLGAAGYLFLIVAGHTLSVPDQAAVKSVYFLINIIGPGLFFALEQETSRATTSTIAAGRPVRHVVRNAVLLGGGLLVVVLAVLAALSPVLVDVELSGHWPLLWAVLLAAFTAACIYLMRGLLGGMQRFGGYAATLAGEGLFRLLPSVAVAIGGVAAAGTYGLIFAGGTLIGALLGLPWTRNAPEGHAEGGERLSDMARGLLLLVGAILLTQLVANLLPLVVSGRLGTDNPDANAFASVFVLVRVPLFLFAPVQAMLLPALTAAVTRGDFDTVRSRVRLVMAAVIAVGVPGAILSWLLGPWAAKLFFGGDVTLPGSIVGLLGVSTILLMTVQALQPALVAMGRHHAVTVSWAAGTAVLCGVLFLVPGDVLWVAVAAQLAGPAVVAAGVLLSLARGLRTAGSRPAAPASAAV
- a CDS encoding NAD-dependent epimerase/dehydratase family protein, translating into MRVMVTGGAGFIGSNLVDRLLCDGHEVVVIDDLRRGRKENLANSAAELVELDVTSAQVDSVVAAARPEVIFHLAAQIDVRLSVCQPLVDAQQNVLGALNVAEAARRHGTRKIVFASSGGAIYGAPDRLPVAETAPIDPRSPYAAAKVCAEVYLDTYRRLHGLDCTHLALANVYGPRQHPFGEAGVVAVFAERLLAGQPTKVFGDGGNTRDYVYVDDVVDAFVTAAGTVGSGRRYNIGTGIQTSDLELHTLVAKAVGSADAPEFAPSRLGDLRASALDAAAAERDLGWRPTVELDEGVQRTVDYFRG